AATGGTCCGAACTCCTCACCCACCCACAGGGTCCCGTCTCGTCCTGCGACCAGCGACTCAGGATCGAAATCGGCCCCGGTCAGGAGCCGGTCCGCCGTATTCTCGTTCACGATCAGGAAGTTGACTTTGCGGTCTGGATCCCGGAGCTGCACGAACGTGTAATCCACGGCGATGGCCCCCGTGCCGCCCTGGGCCGTGCGAGGGTCGGGGCGGATCGTGTAGATCCGCAGGAGGTAGTCGGGGCTATTCTTCCTGGTCCCGAAGCCGTTGTCCGACAGGACGAGGAACGCGCCCCCACCCAGGGGACGGATCGCAGAGAAGCCCTGGACCGGCTGGGCCGGAAAGCGCGGCATGCCACGCTCCCCGGTCCTGCCAAAGGCCCCTGAGGGAGGACCGGCAGCGAATGTGTCCGCGTGCAGGACGGCGTAGCCGATCAGCTCTGCGCCTTCGGCCCCAGGACCGGGGAGCGCGAGGAGGCTGACCACGACCAGGGTGCTCAGCGTTCGCCGTATTGATCGGCTCGGCGGGCGGTCTCCGGCGCGAGGGCGCAACCAGGGGAGGGGAAGGGTGGGCATTGTTGCTGATCCGAACCGGCGCGCAGAGCCATTGTGCTTCATCGTGTGCCCCTCCTCAGCGCCTGCGAGCAGGGAAGGCAGGAAAGGCGGGGGCGGCGTCTGAGCCGACGACCACGACGATCCGTCAGCGGCGGGCCAGCCCCAGCCTGCCCGCCGGGGCCGCCCCCGGCCTACACCCTCGCCCTGAGCGCCTCCAGCACCCGCTCGGGGAGGAACGGGACGCTGCGCACCCGGGCACGGGTCGCGTCGTAGACGGCGTTGCTGAGCGCGGGGGCGACGACGGTCACCCCTGGCTCCCCGATGCCGGTGGGAGGCTCGGTGCTCTCCACCACGTGCACCTCGACCTCGGGAATCTCGTTGATCCGCAGGATCTGGTAGTCGTGGAAGTTACTCTGGTCGAAGGCTCCGTTGGTCACCGTGCCTCGCTCTTTGAGCGCGGCGCTGAGACCGAAGATGAGCCCTCCCTCCACCTGGGCGCGCACGCCGTCAGGGTTGACCACGATGCCCACGTCCACCGCGCAGATGATCTTCTCCACGCGGACCTGGCCCGATTGGGGGTCCACGCGGGCCTGCACGACGGCCGCGGTGTAGGTCGGCTTCTCGCGCTCCTGGGCCGTGGCGCACGCGATGCCACGCCCGACGTTGGGCGGCAAGGGCGCCCCCCAGCCCGCGCGCCGCGCGGCCAGCTCGAGCACCCGGGCCAGCCGCGGCTGCTTTGCCAGCATGGCCAGCCGGTACTGGAGGGGATCGGCCTTGGCCAGGCGCGCCAGCTCGTCGAGAAACGTCTCCAGCGCGAAGAAGGTGTATCCGGGCGCGACCGCGCGCCAGTAGCCGACGGAGATCCCGGTCTCGCCCTGGATCGCCCGAACCAGCTGGTTCGGCATGTCGTAGACATGGTCGGCGCCGTTGAGGGCGAACGGGTCGAGGCCGCGCTTGTCGAGGAGGCCCCACCGCGCGCGCGGGGATAGGCCGTGACGACCGCGTGCTCCCAGGCCATTACCCGGCTGCTGGCATCGAGCCCGGCCTTCAACGTCTGGAACGAGATGCTCCGGTAGTAGCCGCGCCGGAGGTCCTCCTCGCGGGAGCGGATCAGCTTGATTGGCCGCCCCGCTTCCTTGGCGATGATGCCGGCTTCGATGACGATGTCCCCCTCGAGCCGCCGTCCGAAGCCCCCGCCCAGGTACTGCTGGTGGATCCGGATCTTGGAGGGATCCAGGCCCAGCCGCTTACCGACCAATCCGGCGACGCGCGTCTGAAGCTGCGTGCCGGTGAAGATCTCGAGCACGCCTCCCTCGAAGCGGGCGACGCAGTTCATCGGCTCCATCTGGGCGTGGACGATAAAGTCGGTCGTGTACGTCGCCGAGTGGACCCGCGCTGACTGGGCCATCCCCGCCCTGACGTCGCCGACGTTCACCCACGGCACGCCGGCCTCCGACCGGACCTTCCGCTCGTAATCTTGCAGGATGGACGCGGTGCTGACGCGGGCGTGCGGGCCCGGATCCCACGTGATCTTGAGCGCGTCCCGTGCCTTGACCGCCGCCTCGTAGCTGTCGGCCAGCACCGCCACGAGATCGCTGGCGACGACCGTCTGGACGTAGCCCTTGACCTGCTTCGCGGCACTGTCCTCAACGGCCAGGTGCCGGCCGCCCTCGCGCGTCGGCGGGTAGGCGACCTTCGCGTACACCATGCCCGGCAGGAACACGTCGATCCCGAACTTCGCCTGCCCGGTAGTCTTCTCCGGGATGTCGAGCCGCGGGACCCACTTGCCGATGACCTTGTACTCGCTCGGCTTCTTGAGCGGGATCCGCTTCAGGTCCTCCGGGGTGAGCGTCTTGGTGATGGGCAGCTTGGCCACGATCTCCCCGTACGCGATCGAGCGCTGGGTCGGTGGGTGGCGGACGACCCCGCGCTCGGCAACGCAGTCCTCGGGCGGGACGTTCCAGCGGCGCGCCGCGGCGTCGAGCAGCATGATCCGGGCCGCCGCCCCCGCCCGCGAGAGCGCGTCGAAGGTGCCGCTCACGCTCCGGCTCCCACCGGTGCCCATGAAGCCGTACTTCGGGTCGTTGATCGGATAGTCGATCCGGATGTCCTGCCAGTCCGCCTCCAGCTCTTCCGCCACGATCTGGGCCATGGCCGTGCCGATGCCCTGCCCCATCTCGGCCTTGGTGATGTGGACGGTGATGATCCCGTCCGGCGTGATGGTGAGGAGCGCGTTGGGCTCGAACTTGTCAGCGGCGCTGGCCGGCTCCCGATCCCAGGGAATCGCGAACCACAGCGCCAGCCCCGCGCCGGCGCCCCCGGTCGTCTTGAGAAAGTCCCGACGGCTGAGTCCGGTCGAAGTCGCGTCCATGGCTACACCCCCTGCGCCGCGCGCCTGATGGCTCGCTTGATCCGGAGATACGTCCCGCACCGGCAGAGGTTGCCGGACATGGCGGCGACGATCTCGTCGTCG
This genomic interval from Candidatus Rokuibacteriota bacterium contains the following:
- a CDS encoding xanthine dehydrogenase family protein molybdopterin-binding subunit, producing the protein MTNGAFDQSNFHDYQILRINEIPEVEVHVVESTEPPTGIGEPGVTVVAPALSNAVYDATRARVRSVPFLPERVLEALRARV
- a CDS encoding molybdopterin-dependent oxidoreductase, whose translation is MDATSTGLSRRDFLKTTGGAGAGLALWFAIPWDREPASAADKFEPNALLTITPDGIITVHITKAEMGQGIGTAMAQIVAEELEADWQDIRIDYPINDPKYGFMGTGGSRSVSGTFDALSRAGAAARIMLLDAAARRWNVPPEDCVAERGVVRHPPTQRSIAYGEIVAKLPITKTLTPEDLKRIPLKKPSEYKVIGKWVPRLDIPEKTTGQAKFGIDVFLPGMVYAKVAYPPTREGGRHLAVEDSAAKQVKGYVQTVVASDLVAVLADSYEAAVKARDALKITWDPGPHARVSTASILQDYERKVRSEAGVPWVNVGDVRAGMAQSARVHSATYTTDFIVHAQMEPMNCVARFEGGVLEIFTGTQLQTRVAGLVGKRLGLDPSKIRIHQQYLGGGFGRRLEGDIVIEAGIIAKEAGRPIKLIRSREEDLRRGYYRSISFQTLKAGLDASSRVMAWEHAVVTAYPRARGGASSTSAASTRSPSTAPTMSTTCRTSWFGRSRARPGSPSATGARSRPDTPSSRWRRFSTSWRAWPRPIPSSTGWPCWQSSRGWPGCSSWPRGARAGGRPCRPTSGVASRAPRPRSARSRPTPRPSCRPAWTPNRARSAWRRSSARWTWASWSTLTACAPRWREGSSSVSAPRSKSEAR